Proteins encoded in a region of the Prochlorothrix hollandica PCC 9006 = CALU 1027 genome:
- a CDS encoding Tab2/Atab2 family RNA-binding protein, which yields MTLTWELDFYSRPIVDETGKKVWELVLCESASTIDTDLASLFRYSQYCPSTQVNSLWLQEAIQTAIDQRGKPPTQVRFFRRQMNNMITKACKDLGLGAKISRRTVTLYHWLQDRYVTVYPQHPGYQAAPMPSVQYNPERPNPLPDALQGDRWSLVNLTVADFQDMGEWDIGFEDAFPLAPLGLNPDTPIPGLIIFSERAMALAAWMSGLELGFLTVETKAPASLVLETGASDRWILANLVNGDLVAEAQRFATAKAQAQNVHFLAIQASTPSESFAGFWLLQELTGL from the coding sequence ATGACCCTCACCTGGGAACTCGATTTCTACTCCCGTCCCATTGTGGATGAGACCGGCAAAAAAGTTTGGGAATTGGTTCTCTGTGAAAGTGCCTCCACCATAGACACCGACCTCGCCAGCCTGTTTCGCTATAGCCAATATTGCCCCAGCACCCAAGTTAATTCCCTCTGGCTCCAGGAAGCCATCCAAACCGCCATCGATCAACGGGGCAAACCGCCCACCCAGGTGCGCTTTTTTCGGCGGCAGATGAACAATATGATCACCAAAGCCTGTAAGGATCTGGGGCTGGGGGCCAAGATTAGCCGCCGCACCGTCACCCTCTATCACTGGCTCCAGGATCGCTATGTGACGGTCTATCCCCAACATCCGGGCTATCAGGCCGCCCCCATGCCGTCGGTGCAATACAATCCTGAACGCCCCAACCCCTTGCCCGATGCCCTCCAGGGCGATCGCTGGAGCTTAGTCAATTTAACCGTGGCCGACTTTCAGGACATGGGGGAGTGGGACATTGGCTTTGAGGACGCATTCCCCTTGGCTCCCCTGGGCTTAAACCCCGACACCCCAATTCCAGGGCTAATTATTTTTTCGGAACGGGCCATGGCCCTCGCGGCCTGGATGTCCGGTTTGGAGTTGGGATTTCTGACGGTGGAGACCAAGGCTCCGGCCAGTTTGGTGCTGGAAACGGGGGCTAGCGATCGCTGGATCCTGGCCAACCTGGTCAATGGCGATCTGGTGGCAGAAGCCCAACGCTTTGCCACCGCCAAGGCCCAGGCCCAGAATGTCCACTTTCTAGCCATTCAGGCCAGTACTCCATCGGAATCCTTTGCCGGATTTTGGCTCCTGCAAGAGTTAACGGGTCTCTAG